A window of Helicobacter pylori genomic DNA:
CAATTGAGCCATAGCAGCGATGTGGTAGGGAATTATTTAGATGGGAGTTTGAAAATTGATGGCGATGACAGAGACGATTTGAACGATGCGATCAATAACCCTATGCAACAAGCGCCTATTAACAACAACATGAATAACACCCATGCCGATGATAGTAAAGATCAAGGGGGTAACGCGTTCATAAACCCTAACAACCCCACCAACGACGATCACAACGACGATCACATGGACGCTAACACCACTGATACCGGTAATGCAAACGACACCACCACTGATACCACTGACGATAAAGACGCTGGCAATATGGATAATACCGGCGATATGAATAACACCGACACCGGTAACAATGATATGAATAACACTGACACCGGTAATACTGATATGGGTAACAGCAACGACGACATGGGCAATAGCAACGACATGGGCGATGACATGAACAATGCGAACGACATGAACGATGATATGGGTAATGGCAACGACGACATGGGCGATATGGGCGACATGAACGATGATATGGGGGGTGGCGATGATATGGGAGACATGGGCGATATGGGCGATATGGGGAATTGATCACCAAACTTAAAAACGCTCAAAAAAGGCGTTTTTTTTAATCTTATAAAAGGGCTTGCAATAATCAAGCGATAATTTCTTTTTAAAGCGGTTTTTGGAGTTAGGGGGATATTACAAAAGGGCTTGTAGGGGGAGAATTGTTAAAACGCCCTTTATTCTCTTGTGATTTTGATCATAAAATAAATCTAAAACAATATTTTTTAATAATAAAATCTAAAACAATAAAATAAAGCTTAACCCCCATTTTTGGAATTAAAACTTCTTTTTACCCACATCTTCTAAAATATCTTGGGAGATCCCATCAATTTTATCGCTGACTTGTAAAGAATGGTTAGCGATAGTCAAATTATCCTGCACATCTTGTTGCAAGGCGTTAATGGAGCGGTGGATATTTTCCACGCCCTTATTTTGCATTTTAATGGATTCAGCGTTATCAGCGATGCTTTGAACTAAAATATTAATGTTGGCTTCAATCTCACTGAGCGATTTTTGCGTCCTTTCAGCGAGCTTTCGCACCTCATCAGCCACCACTGCAAAGCCTCTCCCATGCTCGCCGGCTCTTGCAGCTTCAATAGCGGCGTTTAGGGCTAATAAATTCGTTTGATCGGCAATGTCTCTAATCATATCCACCACGCTTTTAATGTCTTCGCCTTGAGAGATCATCTCCTGGCTTTTAGAATCAATCGTTGTAATGATATTAGTGATTTCTTCTAAGGATTGGGTGGTGTTTTTCAGACTTCTTTCTTGCTTGTGGGCGGTTTTGGTCAAATTATCCACGCAAGTTTTTAAATCTTTGGATTCATGATTGAGCGTGTTCGCAAACCCTAAAGAAGCTTTAAGCATGCTAGAAATTTCTTGCCCTAAAGTATTGAGCGCTTTTTCCATGTTGGCTTTAGGGTCTTGGATGTGGTGGGTGAAATCTAAATTTTTATAATGCTCTAGGGCGTTGTTTAGGGCTTCTATGTTGGCACCAATTTGGTTGCGAAAATACTGGATAATGCTATTAATCGTGTTCCTTAAGGCTTGCAAGTCTTTGTTTTTAGGCATGCATGCGATTTCTTGGGTGAAATCCCCACTCTCCACAAAATTAGCCACTTCAATGCTGTTTTGAATGGCTTTGCTATCGGCTTGAATGCTTTCTTGGGTTTTAAGGATATTTGCATTAATAGAAGCTTGCATTTGCCCAATTTCATCATAGGCGTTTGGGGGTGTTAGGTGTATGGCATGGTTATTTTTAGGGTTGTTGAGCAGGTTGAAAAAATCATTTAGGGTGTTATTGACCCTGCTAATGCGTTTGGTTACAAGATTAGAGATAATGACAAAGACTAAAAAAGCTAACACCAGCACGCCCAAAATCAAAGTAGTGATAATAATGTATCTGGTGTTTGTCGCTTCTTGAAAGACTAAAGATTTGTTAACATATTTCCCAATCGCCCAACGCCAATGATGGCTATTATCCCCTTTGTCTTCAAAAAAATCAAAGGGTTGTATGGCTAAAAAGGTTTCTGTATTCCCGCTCAATGAATGGTAGCTCAAAGTGCCGGCTTCATTTTTGTCATAATATTCCACAGCTTTAGCGACTCGTTTATCCGGATTGATAGCGCTCAAAATTTTATCTTGGATCTCATGATTGGGGTTGATCAAAAGCCTGCCGTCTTTCCCCATTAAAAAGGTATTACTCTTATTTTGGCCTACTACATCGGTATAAAAAGCGTCAATGTTTAAAAAGAAATTTAACGCGCCCATAGCATTTTGATTTTTATCTATTAGGGGGAGGGTAATATCCATGCCATAGATTTTATCGCCGTTGATTTCTTTATAGTAGGGATCTGAGTGGGTTGCTTCTTTGAGCGATTTGGCTTGATTGACCATGTTTTCATTGAGCGCAATGCTAGGGTAAAGGATTTTTGAACGGGTATTCATCGCAGTGATGGCCCGCTCATTGCTATTCGTATAAATCGCATTAATCAATAACACATGAGGGTTTGCGAGTAAAAACTCAGAGAGCATGCGTCTTTTTAAAGCGTCATTAACAGAGCCGTTTTCATCGCTTAGAAATTTTTCAAGGGTATTAACGCCAATAAAAATGCGCTTCATTATGCCTTGAATTTTAAAACTAGTCAGTCGGGCTTCTTTTTGCAACAATTCCGTGGCCTGGTGTTGCAACACGCTTTCAACCTTGTAGTTGATAATAATACCCATAATAGCGCTAATCGCAATAACAACTGCGCACACCATGATGACAATTTTAAAACCAATTTTTGTAGATCCCATCGCCCTTGCCTTTTAAAACTAATTTAATAGCGAACGATTATTATACATTATTTTGAAGCTTTAATAAAACGAGAAAAAGAGAAAAAAGAAAATTAAAAGATGGCCAAAGCCCTCCCAAAGCCCCAAAAAGGGGGAGTAAAAGAAATTATCTTTTAGAGAATTGCGGGCTTCTTCTGGCCTTTCTTTTACCATATTTTTTGCGCTCAACCACCCTTGAATCCCTAGTGAGCAAGCCCTTAGGTTTCAAAATGGCTCTAAAAGCAATATCATAAGCGTTCAAGGCTTTAGAAATGCCATGCCTTAAGGCTTCCGCTTGCGCAGAATAGCCCCCACCAAAAACCACCGCTTTAATATCCACAGATTGCTCTTGTTTGGTTAAAAGTAAGGGTTGCATGACTTTCATTTTAATGGCTTCATGCCCGCCTAACCATTGGTTTAGGCTTTGCTCATTGATACTCAATTCGCCTTTACCCGGAGTGAGCCACACTTTAGCGATAGCGGTTTTTCTTTTACCGGTAGCATAGATTTTTCTCATTTAGCGTCCTTTTTGCTAGTTTGTGCGGTGTGAGGGTGTTTATCATCACGATAAACTTTGAGTTTTTTAATCATCGCTTTCCCTAATTTCGTTTTAGGGAGCATGCCTCTAACGGCTAAATGGTAGAGCTTTTCAGGGGTTTTTTCTAGCATTTCTTGAAGGGTTTTACTCTTGGTGCTGCCAAAATAGCCTGAATGGGTGAAATACTCTTTATCTTCTAATTTCATGCCTGAAAATTTAACCTTATTGGCATTGATAACGACTACAAAATCCCCACAATCCACATTGGGGGTGTAAAAAGGGCGGTGTTTCCCTCTCAAAAGCACGGCGATTTCCGTGATCAAGCGACCAAAAACTTTGTCTTTAGCGTCCAAAACGACCCAATCACGAACGATGTCATTGACTTTAGCGGTCTTTGTCATAAGAATCCTTTGATAAAATTAAAGCGACTATTATAAGAAAATAAACTTAAATATTGCTGAATTTAAGGAAAGTTTAAAGTTTAAATATAAGTTTTAAAATTTGTTTCATTGCTTTTGATTTTATTGTAAAACTCATTTCTTAAGTAAAACTCATTTTTTAAGGGGATAGGGGGGTATTTTGGAATAACTCTCCCCCTTAACCCCCAACTAAATCCCCCTAACCCAAGAATACCGCTTTAAAAAGCTATCGCTTGCTTTTTGCAAGCTCTGTATTTAGTTTAAAAAATGCCTTTGAACATTTTGCAATTTCGTTACCCATACTTAGCCAAAGCCCTTATTTTTGCCCTTGGTTGAGTCTTTCTTCTATTTTTTTGATTTTTTGGCTCATTTGAGCGCTCGCATTGATTTGATTGATGAGCATGTAAAGGTTTATCATCATCAAAAGCACCACTACAATCCCTAAAAAAAAGACGATTTGAATGGCTTTTTTAGCGATTTCTTGGGCTTGTTTTTCTTCTTGCATTTTAACTTTCCAACTCTTCTGGGGATAAATCTTTATAGAATCGTTCCAATTCAAAGCTTTCCCCTAAATACGCAGCGATTTCTTGGGAATCCACAAGGGCGTTTTGCAAGCAACTTGTCGCACCTGGAGAGGGAGTCATGTTAAAAGTGATGCCTTTATGGGTGCAAATCTTTTTCTCGCCTAATTCCAGTTTTCGCTTGGTTCTGTCTAAAACTTGCGGGCGCACTTCGCCAAAACCATGAGCGTATTCTAAATCTTCTAGGCTAAGAGAGGGGATAATTTTTTGAGCGTCTTTTAAAAATTTTCTTTTGCCGATAATGGGCAATTCAAAGACCATGTTTTTAAACACATAATTACGGATTTCTTTATCGCTCATCAAATCAAATGCAATCTTAAACACATCTTGATTCAAATCCATTTTTAACAAGTCCAAACTAATGCCCTTGAGCCAGCATTTGTTGCGCTCTAGTTTGGGCATGGTTAAAGCGGTAGGCCCGATTCGTGTTTTACCTTTAATGACTGCATCAGGGTCGCCATGCACGGCTGCAAAAGGGAGTTTGGGGTTTTGAACGGTATAAACCTTACCCTTTAATAAATTAGGCACAAAATAAAAGCTGCCC
This region includes:
- a CDS encoding DUF5408 family protein, with protein sequence MQEEKQAQEIAKKAIQIVFFLGIVVVLLMMINLYMLINQINASAQMSQKIKKIEERLNQGQK
- a CDS encoding methyl-accepting chemotaxis protein, with the protein product MGSTKIGFKIVIMVCAVVIAISAIMGIIINYKVESVLQHQATELLQKEARLTSFKIQGIMKRIFIGVNTLEKFLSDENGSVNDALKRRMLSEFLLANPHVLLINAIYTNSNERAITAMNTRSKILYPSIALNENMVNQAKSLKEATHSDPYYKEINGDKIYGMDITLPLIDKNQNAMGALNFFLNIDAFYTDVVGQNKSNTFLMGKDGRLLINPNHEIQDKILSAINPDKRVAKAVEYYDKNEAGTLSYHSLSGNTETFLAIQPFDFFEDKGDNSHHWRWAIGKYVNKSLVFQEATNTRYIIITTLILGVLVLAFLVFVIISNLVTKRISRVNNTLNDFFNLLNNPKNNHAIHLTPPNAYDEIGQMQASINANILKTQESIQADSKAIQNSIEVANFVESGDFTQEIACMPKNKDLQALRNTINSIIQYFRNQIGANIEALNNALEHYKNLDFTHHIQDPKANMEKALNTLGQEISSMLKASLGFANTLNHESKDLKTCVDNLTKTAHKQERSLKNTTQSLEEITNIITTIDSKSQEMISQGEDIKSVVDMIRDIADQTNLLALNAAIEAARAGEHGRGFAVVADEVRKLAERTQKSLSEIEANINILVQSIADNAESIKMQNKGVENIHRSINALQQDVQDNLTIANHSLQVSDKIDGISQDILEDVGKKKF
- the rpsI gene encoding 30S ribosomal protein S9, with translation MRKIYATGKRKTAIAKVWLTPGKGELSINEQSLNQWLGGHEAIKMKVMQPLLLTKQEQSVDIKAVVFGGGYSAQAEALRHGISKALNAYDIAFRAILKPKGLLTRDSRVVERKKYGKRKARRSPQFSKR
- the rplM gene encoding 50S ribosomal protein L13 — encoded protein: MTKTAKVNDIVRDWVVLDAKDKVFGRLITEIAVLLRGKHRPFYTPNVDCGDFVVVINANKVKFSGMKLEDKEYFTHSGYFGSTKSKTLQEMLEKTPEKLYHLAVRGMLPKTKLGKAMIKKLKVYRDDKHPHTAQTSKKDAK